The genomic stretch ATTGGAAGAGCTTCTTCAACTACAGGGGCAGCTGGTTCATGTGGAATCTCAGAAACAGTTGACTTCATTGGTTGGAGGTTTAACTCATCCAACAGCATAGAAAGTGGCAGGTTGGGTACTACTGGAGAGCTTTCACAATCGCCATGATGTTGCTTCAGTTGATTTGCGTGCGAGCAAATGAGAGTAATGAGTATCCAACAGAACGTTGTAGTTTACTCGGCCGGTGGAGCGCCACGATCGCCTGTCCACTTTCCGCCTGACCATTCAACTGCGGGTGATACGGAGCTGACACTAGGGTTCGTGGATTGCCACGCCTTGCGAAGGTTTCTTCAAGAATTTCCAGTGTTGCTGTCGTTGTTGTATTGCGGGTGCGGAAAACTTCGGGACAGGGTTTCGACGGAATCGGCCAGGACTCCAGATTGGTTTTCTCGGGGATTCGGCGGCGTCTGCACAGAAACTGCAATGTCAAACACAGGTTTCTACGTCGTCGTCTATGTTTAGCCAGTAAATGAAGTCGCTTCCGGAAACGTGCTGGAATGACGACCCGATCACCACACATTATGTAATCTTGAACGATCTGCAGGCTATTTCGCCTGGTGAAGAACTGACGAATATCTGGATGTTGTGGTTGAGTTGCAGTTTGCGGCCAACCTAGATTGATGTGCTGGATCACCCCTTGTAGGACTGAATCGCGGCTTGTCTCCTTGACTATCATTTCAGATGTGACCGGTAAGGCAGAAATGGAGTCGTTGAGGATCACTTTAAAATTCGATTCGATTTGCAAAGCAACGAAGATGTAGTCTTCGTCCGGTCCACTGTTCGAACTCATTAGGTGTGACAGCAGATCAGCGTGACTAAATCTTGCAGTCGGCTCGAACTGGATGTCAAAGTTATGAAGCTTTAGCGTGAGTACCCAGCGTTGTAGACGATTTGCGGTGTAAACTGGAATACCCTTCGTGTTTCCAAATATTTTCAGCAACGGCTTGTGGTCGGTTTGAAGAATGCATCTGTGTCCGAAAACCATTTTGCGAAAACGGGTAACTGCAAAAATAAGCACCAGAGCTTCCTTCTCAATCTGTCCGTAGTTCTGTTCAGTTGGCGTCAGTGACCTTGAAGCGTGTGCGATGTCCCGGACTGCGCCGTTCGGAAACCACTGCACCCAGACCGCTCTTGGAAGCGTCACCTGCAACGATGATTTGCTTATCTGGATCGTAGTGAGTCAGCTACTAATCGAAAAGGAGGATTGTCTTGAAATGTTCGAGAGACCTCTGGCATCCGGCGGTCCAATCCCAGTGAGCGTTTTTCTTCAGCAGACCGTCCAGTGGCGCAGAACTTCTTCGCAGTAGTCCGTAGTCCCAAATAAGATCGCAGTAGTCCTCTTCGCAGTAGTCCGTAGTCTCAAATAAGATCGCAGCTACGAAACGTTCATCGGGGCGGTGCATTTGGTCAATGACGCGCATCTTCTCAGGATCAGGGTGAacagggccggcgtttcatgtgggtagtatgggtagtagtacccactcggaaaatatccatgtgggtacttacccacacgaaactatcggacaaaaccaaaaataaaggtaatgttgcgagcgacagatttttcgatggatatcgttgagcgagaggttataaatctacagatttatgtacagttgtaaagTTTCTAAGGGAAACCTCATcagaagtccgattaagctcaaattttggatggagacttttttcgagaagacaaaactgtTGAGCCCTAACGTTAGCATTgaaaaattgctcaaaaatgccgatatttcatgggtttacctttacatgcactgacgaaactacccatgcagcatcaatcatagtaacccatgagtcagcagaataAAATTGACTGgaactctaaccgtaatggagaaaacagtgaagctactccgttcagaagtgtgcacgatcaaagaacggtaccccaccGCGTCGAAAGCGGAAATCGTACGGTTAAGAGACGCCAGTGAcgcttgttccggtatctacaatatcttggcactgttggactataatcagagcatcgaaagaaagaccgaTTCCGTACGGCCGACGaacctgagcgacaagaagctccaaaaaaAGCTGCAGAGAAAGACTgagagaaaagtggctacatcactgcgtacgcttgatcgggtggtcggtgcaaccggccaaacagtggaaaaatacctggagaacatggacatcagaaagcggcagtcccgttcattggtctcggagctgcaggcaatgacgcagtgtcagcggctgaataagatggtcgagtcgatttttccggcgaatcacgacgtgatggtggtggtcgacgccgagacctatctcaccctggatggcaacgactggcagggcactccgtattttacttccccccgaaggaagtgagctctgggttaaaattcatttcacacaccaagttcccaaagaaggtgctgctatggctgacaatcagcgagaagctctgtactggccgtgaacggggaagtcTATattacgaagtgcctgccggaagttgcgtcgttcattgAGAAATACCATAGAGGCGAAGACG from Wyeomyia smithii strain HCP4-BCI-WySm-NY-G18 chromosome 3, ASM2978416v1, whole genome shotgun sequence encodes the following:
- the LOC129728452 gene encoding uncharacterized protein LOC129728452, which gives rise to MVFGHRCILQTDHKPLLKIFGNTKGIPVYTANRLQRWVLTLKLHNFDIQFEPTARFSHADLLSHLMSSNSGPDEDYIFVALQIESNFKVILNDSISALPVTSEMIVKETSRDSVLQGVIQHINLGWPQTATQPQHPDIRQFFTRRNSLQIVQDYIMCGDRVVIPARFRKRLHLLAKHRRRRRNLCLTLQFLCRRRRIPEKTNLESWPIPSKPCPEVFRTRNTTTTATLEILEETFARRGNPRTLVSAPYHPQLNGQAESGQAIVALHRPSKLQRSVGYSLLSFARTQIN